Proteins encoded in a region of the Methylobacterium radiotolerans JCM 2831 genome:
- a CDS encoding TerC family protein produces the protein MTDLIELASQPAVWAALATLVVMEVVLGVDNLIFISILTNKLPAEQQTRARRIGIGLALILRLGLLGTVAFIVHLTEPVFAVFGQAFSWRDLILIGGGLFLLWKATKEIHHTVDPEPETAGATGGTIGFGAAIGQILLLDLVFSIDSIITAVGMTEHVPVMMVAVVVAVVVMLVAAEPLSAFIARNPTVVMLALGFLIMIGMTLIAEGFGAHVPKGYIYTAMAFSAGVEGLNMLARRRRRPARDGASPSTGPSRRA, from the coding sequence GTGACCGACCTGATCGAGCTCGCCAGCCAGCCCGCCGTCTGGGCCGCGCTCGCCACCCTGGTGGTGATGGAGGTGGTGCTCGGTGTCGACAACCTGATCTTCATCTCGATCCTGACCAACAAGCTGCCGGCCGAGCAGCAGACCCGGGCGCGGCGCATCGGGATCGGGCTCGCGCTGATCCTGCGCCTGGGGCTGCTCGGCACCGTGGCGTTCATCGTCCACCTGACCGAGCCGGTCTTCGCGGTGTTCGGCCAGGCCTTCTCCTGGCGCGACCTGATCCTGATCGGGGGCGGCCTGTTCCTGCTCTGGAAGGCCACCAAGGAGATCCACCACACGGTGGATCCGGAGCCCGAGACCGCGGGGGCGACCGGCGGCACGATCGGCTTCGGCGCGGCGATCGGCCAGATCCTGCTGCTCGACCTCGTCTTCTCGATCGACTCGATCATCACGGCGGTCGGCATGACCGAGCACGTGCCGGTGATGATGGTGGCGGTGGTGGTCGCCGTGGTGGTGATGCTGGTCGCCGCCGAGCCGCTCTCGGCCTTCATCGCCCGGAACCCCACCGTGGTGATGCTGGCCCTCGGCTTCCTGATCATGATCGGCATGACGCTGATCGCCGAGGGGTTCGGCGCCCACGTGCCGAAGGGCTACATCTACACCGCGATGGCCTTCTCGGCCGGCGTCGAGGGCCTCAACATGCTGGCCCGCCGGCGCCGCCGTCCCGCCCGGGACGGCGCCTCCCCGTCGACCGGGCCGTCGCGGCGCGCCTGA
- a CDS encoding lipid kinase — MSTQRRRALLLCNAKARNGALDLDEVRGILRAGGIEPEEPPPEADCRDVIRDRAGAVDLVILGGGDGTMNYAAPALVESGLPFAILPLGTANDLARSLNLPLDPLAAARFIPTAQARPVDLGWVNGHYYFNVASIGFSAELAGELTAESKKTWGVLGYAVAAVRVLRRVRPFTVTIEHDGVVEKVTTIQVSVGNGRHYGGGMTVEESAAVDDGKLDFYSLEINHWWRLLALLPALRRGTQGRAGDVRAFHTREIRLSTRKPRPVNTDGELTTHTPAHFKVFPKILQVLAPEPVRGPTPFDLTALGNRLFPTSEAPRL, encoded by the coding sequence ATGAGCACGCAAAGGCGTCGGGCCCTGCTGCTCTGCAACGCCAAGGCGCGCAACGGCGCCCTGGATCTGGACGAGGTGCGGGGAATCCTGCGGGCGGGCGGCATCGAGCCGGAGGAGCCGCCGCCGGAGGCCGATTGCCGCGACGTGATCCGTGACCGGGCCGGCGCGGTCGACCTCGTGATCCTCGGCGGCGGCGACGGCACCATGAACTACGCCGCGCCCGCCCTGGTGGAGAGCGGTCTGCCCTTCGCGATCCTGCCGCTCGGCACGGCCAACGACCTCGCCCGCTCCCTCAACCTGCCGCTCGACCCCCTGGCGGCGGCCCGCTTCATCCCGACCGCGCAGGCGCGGCCGGTGGATCTCGGCTGGGTCAACGGCCACTACTACTTCAACGTGGCGAGCATCGGCTTCTCGGCGGAGCTCGCCGGCGAGCTGACCGCCGAATCCAAGAAGACCTGGGGCGTGCTCGGCTACGCGGTGGCGGCGGTGCGGGTGCTGCGCCGGGTCCGGCCCTTCACGGTGACGATCGAGCACGACGGGGTGGTCGAGAAGGTCACCACCATCCAGGTCTCGGTGGGCAACGGCCGCCACTACGGCGGTGGCATGACCGTGGAGGAGAGTGCCGCGGTCGACGACGGCAAGCTCGATTTCTACAGCCTGGAGATCAATCACTGGTGGCGTCTCCTCGCGCTGCTGCCCGCCCTGCGGCGGGGAACGCAGGGGCGGGCGGGCGACGTGCGGGCGTTCCACACGCGGGAGATCCGGCTCTCGACCCGCAAGCCGCGGCCGGTGAACACCGACGGCGAGCTGACCACGCACACGCCCGCCCACTTCAAGGTCTTCCCGAAGATCCTGCAGGTCCTGGCCCCCGAACCGGTGCGCGGTCCCACCCCCTTCGACCTCACCGCCCTGGGCAACCGCCTGTTCCCGACCAGCGAGGCGCCCCGCCTGTGA
- a CDS encoding aldose epimerase family protein has translation MPAEPFGTTADGRSVSRHTLSRGSLRVAVIEYGAAVTAIEVPDRAGHPANVVLGLGTLAGYETVSPSFGAIVGRYANRIAGGRFSLDGHGYRLPVNEAPNTLHGGPENFGRRLWRAELSDAARLVLVRRSPDGEEGFPGNLDVRVTYSLPEDGVLRVDYAAVTDRPTILNLTNHSYFNLAGEGTGSVLDHLVQVEADAFAPTDATQIPTGALLPVAGTPFDFRTPRALEARIRAGDPQLTYAKGYDHTFALRGAAGTLRPAASCVDPGSGRRLDVWTTQPALQLYSGNNLDGRLIGPSGRIYRSGDGVCFETQGFPDAPNQPGFPSAVLRPGETFAAATEFRFSVV, from the coding sequence ATGCCGGCCGAACCGTTCGGCACGACGGCGGACGGCCGATCGGTCAGCCGCCACACCCTGAGCCGGGGCAGCCTGCGCGTCGCCGTCATCGAGTACGGTGCGGCCGTCACGGCGATCGAGGTGCCCGACCGCGCCGGCCATCCGGCCAACGTCGTGCTCGGCCTCGGCACCCTGGCGGGCTACGAGACCGTGAGCCCGAGCTTCGGCGCGATCGTCGGCCGCTACGCGAACCGCATCGCGGGCGGGCGCTTCAGCCTCGACGGGCACGGCTACCGATTGCCGGTGAACGAGGCCCCCAACACCCTCCACGGGGGCCCGGAGAATTTCGGCCGGCGCCTGTGGCGGGCGGAGCTCTCCGACGCGGCGCGCCTCGTCCTGGTCCGGCGCTCGCCGGACGGGGAGGAGGGGTTTCCCGGCAATCTCGACGTCCGCGTCACCTACAGCCTGCCCGAGGACGGCGTGCTGCGCGTCGACTACGCCGCGGTGACCGACCGGCCCACGATCCTGAACCTCACGAATCACAGCTACTTCAACCTCGCCGGCGAGGGGACGGGCAGCGTCCTCGACCACCTCGTGCAGGTCGAGGCGGACGCCTTCGCGCCGACCGACGCGACCCAGATCCCCACCGGCGCGCTCCTGCCGGTCGCCGGGACGCCGTTCGACTTCCGCACGCCGCGGGCCCTGGAGGCGCGGATCCGCGCCGGAGACCCGCAGCTCACCTACGCCAAGGGCTACGACCACACCTTCGCGCTGCGCGGGGCCGCCGGGACGCTGCGGCCGGCCGCCAGCTGCGTCGATCCCGGAAGCGGGCGGCGGCTCGACGTCTGGACCACCCAGCCGGCGCTGCAGCTCTACAGCGGCAACAACCTCGACGGGCGGCTGATCGGTCCGTCCGGGCGGATCTACCGCTCGGGCGACGGCGTCTGCTTCGAGACCCAGGGCTTTCCGGACGCGCCGAACCAGCCGGGCTTCCCGTCCGCGGTCCTGCGGCCGGGCGAGACCTTCGCGGCCGCCACGGAGTTCCGGTTCTCGGTCGTGTGA
- a CDS encoding NADH dehydrogenase ubiquinone Fe-S protein 4, translating to MQDGTIGIGHNTPPGPAGAPWLAGRRALIRRRGRSVDTAGRARAGTWLLTFERETPPEREPLMGWTGGRDTLAAEVVLTFPTRARAVAYAERQGLAYRIEPDPPDGRRAGTLRVWGAHRVSRVLPAGLPDLERALLNPAAVFDAPAAVRDHPRLLPSCKREILRRWAWDEYLKEVAAAEGMAEGEPSRLDAVKAALLTLGEAWRPDPAAPAAAIPAPRAVDRAAA from the coding sequence ATGCAGGATGGGACGATCGGAATCGGACACAACACCCCGCCCGGCCCGGCCGGCGCGCCGTGGCTCGCCGGTCGCCGGGCGCTGATCCGCCGGCGCGGGCGCTCCGTCGACACGGCGGGGCGCGCCCGGGCCGGGACGTGGCTTCTCACCTTCGAGCGGGAGACGCCGCCGGAGCGGGAGCCGCTGATGGGCTGGACCGGCGGGCGCGACACCCTCGCCGCGGAGGTGGTGCTGACGTTCCCGACGCGGGCGCGGGCGGTGGCCTACGCCGAGCGGCAGGGCCTCGCCTACAGGATCGAGCCGGACCCGCCCGACGGCCGCCGGGCGGGGACCCTGCGGGTCTGGGGCGCGCACCGGGTCTCCCGGGTGCTGCCCGCGGGCCTGCCCGACCTGGAGCGCGCCCTGCTCAACCCGGCCGCGGTGTTCGACGCCCCGGCCGCGGTGCGCGATCATCCCCGGCTGCTGCCGAGCTGCAAGCGCGAGATCCTGCGGCGCTGGGCCTGGGACGAGTACCTGAAGGAGGTCGCCGCCGCCGAGGGCATGGCCGAGGGCGAGCCGTCGCGGCTCGACGCCGTGAAGGCCGCCCTCCTGACGCTCGGCGAGGCGTGGCGCCCCGATCCCGCCGCGCCGGCCGCCGCGATCCCGGCACCGCGGGCGGTCGACCGCGCGGCGGCCTGA
- a CDS encoding Hsp20/alpha crystallin family protein — MSVRDLIPWNRTSTPAPTALAQGSASPFLTLHREMNRLFDDVFGGFGSVPSLAGRGFGWPQVELAEADGALRVSAELPGLDEKDVELLIADGVLTLKGEKRAETTDKDRGYSERSYGRFERSIALPVPVEEEKAEATFRNGVLTVTLPRAAEAPERRRRIAINGAGAPVAKH, encoded by the coding sequence ATGAGCGTGAGAGATCTGATTCCCTGGAACCGCACCAGCACCCCGGCGCCGACCGCCCTCGCGCAGGGGTCGGCCAGCCCCTTCCTGACGCTGCACCGGGAGATGAACCGCCTGTTCGACGACGTGTTCGGCGGGTTCGGCAGCGTGCCGAGCCTCGCGGGCCGCGGCTTCGGTTGGCCCCAGGTCGAGCTGGCGGAGGCGGACGGCGCGCTGCGCGTCTCCGCCGAGCTTCCCGGGCTCGACGAGAAGGACGTCGAACTGCTCATCGCGGACGGAGTCCTGACTCTGAAAGGCGAGAAGCGCGCGGAGACCACCGACAAGGACCGCGGCTATTCCGAGCGCAGCTACGGCCGCTTCGAGCGGTCGATCGCCCTGCCCGTGCCGGTGGAGGAGGAGAAGGCCGAGGCGACGTTCCGCAACGGCGTCCTCACCGTGACGCTGCCGCGCGCCGCCGAGGCGCCGGAGCGCCGCCGGCGCATCGCCATCAACGGCGCGGGCGCGCCGGTCGCCAAGCACTGA
- a CDS encoding Hsp20 family protein: MRTYDVSPLFRSSIGFDRLFELLNQADRVEPSTAWPPYNIEKVAEDQYRITMAVAGFTPDEIELTQQDTTLLVSGQKAAQEGEKHYLYRGIAARTFRQTFNLAEHVKVVGASLENGLLTVALKREVPEALKPRRIAIGGTTAASGQDNAPAQITREAKAA, encoded by the coding sequence ATGAGGACGTACGACGTTTCGCCCCTGTTCCGGTCGTCCATCGGGTTCGACCGTCTGTTCGAGCTGCTCAACCAGGCCGACCGCGTCGAGCCGTCGACCGCCTGGCCGCCCTACAACATCGAGAAGGTGGCCGAGGACCAGTACCGCATCACCATGGCGGTCGCGGGCTTCACGCCCGACGAGATCGAGCTGACCCAGCAGGACACCACGCTCCTCGTCTCGGGTCAGAAGGCCGCCCAGGAGGGTGAGAAGCACTACCTCTACCGCGGCATCGCGGCCCGCACCTTCCGCCAGACCTTCAATCTGGCCGAGCACGTGAAGGTCGTGGGCGCGTCCCTGGAGAACGGCCTGCTCACCGTCGCGCTGAAGCGCGAGGTGCCGGAGGCGCTGAAGCCCCGCCGCATCGCCATCGGCGGCACGACGGCCGCGTCCGGCCAGGACAACGCCCCGGCGCAGATCACCCGCGAGGCCAAGGCAGCCTGA
- a CDS encoding DNA translocase FtsK yields MRSLRRPASPYETFVDSVRPFLGKRLTELGGFVLFTGAVALTVALATWSIDDPSLNHATDHAAHNVLGQPGAVVADLAMQILGLGSLAFVLPPVLWGIRLMRERDLPEGGLRIALWIIGFCAASAVASALPPTTRWPLPTGLGGVAGDGLLSMARVIVGAVSSAAAHLVGFGYAAVAILSLTGACRFGAVEEEPLHDDPYPVRRAPARGRDSGRDEREDSDEPSLGLVGVGALAQGLMGLRGAAAERIAAWRAGRAEPIDGASPALAARRAFTDADLPWADHLPEGRQAGASRREPVFDASEDATAAPARRAAPPRDDAEDDPDTFEAPQRPVPPRAEPTASRVAPPPAAPVPARRAPAPPVRPEDYALPALDLLAAPRGPSQASLISADALEQNATLLEATLGDFGVRGDILAVRPGPVVTLYELEPAPGTKSSRVIALADDIARSMSAVSARVAVVPGRNAIGIELPNAKRETVYLRELLASTDFAESKHKLALCLGKNIGGEPIIADLARMPHLLVAGTTGSGKSVAINTMILSLLYRLKPEECRLIMVDPKMLELSVYDGIPHLLSPVVTDPKKAVIALKWAVREMEERYKKMAKIAVRNIDGYNARVAEAAARGEVLTRTVQTGFDRHTGEAVYEDEAMDLAPLPYIVIVVDEMADLMMVAGKDIEGAIQRLAQMARAAGIHLIMATQRPSVDVITGTIKANFPTRISFQVTSKIDSRTILGEMGAEQLLGQGDMLFMAGGGRTTRVHGPFCSDSEVESVVAHLKRQGRPSYLDAVTADDEEGASEKGGERGGKGKAGAAELELDGAVFDQGSFGEAGGDLYDQAVQVVLRDQKASTSYIQRRLQIGYNRAASIMERMEIEGIVGPANHAGKREILVEEAVG; encoded by the coding sequence ATGCGCTCGCTTCGCCGTCCCGCATCGCCCTACGAGACTTTCGTCGACAGCGTTCGCCCGTTCCTGGGCAAGCGCCTGACGGAGCTCGGCGGCTTCGTGCTGTTCACCGGCGCGGTCGCCCTGACCGTGGCGCTGGCCACGTGGTCGATCGACGACCCGAGCCTGAACCACGCCACCGACCACGCCGCCCACAACGTCCTCGGCCAGCCGGGCGCCGTCGTGGCCGATCTCGCCATGCAGATCCTGGGCCTGGGCTCCCTGGCCTTCGTGCTGCCGCCGGTCCTCTGGGGCATCCGGCTGATGCGGGAGCGCGACCTGCCCGAGGGCGGCCTGCGCATCGCGCTCTGGATCATCGGCTTCTGCGCCGCCAGCGCGGTGGCGAGCGCGCTCCCGCCGACGACCCGCTGGCCGCTGCCCACCGGCCTCGGCGGCGTGGCCGGCGACGGCCTGCTGTCGATGGCGCGGGTGATCGTCGGCGCGGTCTCGTCGGCGGCGGCCCACCTCGTCGGCTTCGGCTACGCCGCGGTGGCGATCCTCAGCCTGACCGGCGCCTGCCGATTCGGCGCCGTCGAGGAGGAACCCCTGCACGACGACCCCTACCCCGTCCGGCGCGCGCCGGCGCGGGGCCGGGATTCGGGCCGGGACGAGCGCGAGGATTCCGACGAGCCGAGCCTCGGCCTCGTCGGTGTCGGCGCCCTGGCGCAGGGGCTGATGGGCCTGCGCGGCGCCGCGGCCGAGCGGATCGCCGCGTGGCGCGCGGGCCGGGCCGAGCCGATCGACGGCGCGTCGCCCGCCCTCGCGGCCCGCCGCGCCTTCACGGACGCCGATCTCCCCTGGGCCGACCACCTGCCCGAGGGCCGGCAGGCCGGCGCGAGCCGGCGCGAGCCCGTCTTCGACGCCTCCGAGGACGCCACCGCGGCGCCGGCCCGCCGCGCCGCGCCGCCGCGGGACGACGCGGAGGACGATCCGGACACGTTCGAGGCGCCGCAGCGCCCGGTCCCGCCGCGGGCCGAGCCGACCGCGTCGCGGGTGGCCCCGCCGCCCGCCGCGCCCGTGCCGGCCCGGCGCGCGCCCGCGCCGCCGGTCCGCCCCGAGGATTACGCCCTGCCCGCCCTCGACCTGCTGGCGGCCCCCCGCGGCCCGTCCCAGGCGAGCCTGATCTCGGCCGATGCCCTGGAGCAGAACGCCACGCTGCTGGAGGCGACGCTCGGCGATTTCGGCGTGCGCGGCGACATCCTGGCGGTGCGGCCGGGCCCGGTCGTCACCCTCTACGAGCTCGAGCCCGCCCCCGGCACCAAGTCCAGCCGCGTGATCGCGCTCGCCGACGACATCGCCCGGTCGATGTCGGCGGTCTCGGCCCGCGTCGCGGTCGTGCCCGGCCGGAACGCCATCGGCATCGAGCTGCCGAACGCCAAGCGCGAGACGGTGTACCTGCGCGAACTCCTGGCCTCGACGGACTTCGCCGAGAGCAAGCACAAGCTGGCTTTGTGCCTCGGCAAGAACATCGGCGGCGAGCCGATCATCGCCGACCTCGCGCGCATGCCGCACCTGCTGGTGGCCGGCACCACCGGCTCGGGCAAGTCGGTGGCGATCAACACCATGATCCTCAGCCTGCTCTACCGGCTCAAGCCGGAGGAGTGCCGCCTGATCATGGTCGACCCGAAGATGCTGGAGCTGTCGGTCTACGACGGCATCCCGCACCTGCTCTCCCCCGTGGTCACCGACCCCAAGAAGGCGGTCATCGCCCTCAAGTGGGCCGTGCGCGAGATGGAGGAGCGCTACAAGAAGATGGCCAAGATCGCGGTGCGCAACATCGACGGCTACAACGCCCGGGTCGCCGAGGCGGCGGCGCGCGGCGAGGTGCTGACCCGGACCGTCCAGACCGGCTTCGACCGCCACACCGGCGAGGCGGTGTACGAGGACGAGGCGATGGACCTGGCGCCGCTGCCGTACATCGTGATCGTGGTCGACGAGATGGCCGACCTGATGATGGTGGCCGGCAAGGACATCGAGGGGGCGATCCAGCGTCTGGCGCAGATGGCGCGGGCGGCGGGCATCCACCTGATCATGGCCACGCAGCGGCCGTCGGTGGACGTGATCACCGGCACGATCAAGGCGAACTTCCCGACCCGGATCAGCTTCCAGGTGACGAGCAAGATCGACAGCCGCACGATCCTGGGCGAGATGGGCGCCGAGCAGCTTCTGGGCCAGGGCGACATGCTGTTCATGGCCGGCGGCGGGCGCACGACGCGCGTGCACGGGCCGTTCTGCTCGGACAGCGAGGTCGAGAGCGTGGTCGCCCACCTCAAGCGCCAGGGCCGCCCCAGCTACCTCGACGCCGTCACCGCCGACGACGAGGAGGGCGCGTCCGAGAAGGGCGGCGAGCGCGGCGGGAAGGGCAAGGCCGGCGCCGCGGAACTCGAACTCGACGGCGCGGTGTTCGACCAGGGCTCCTTCGGCGAGGCCGGCGGCGACCTCTACGACCAGGCCGTGCAGGTGGTGCTGCGCGACCAGAAGGCGTCGACGAGCTACATCCAGCGCCGCCTGCAGATCGGCTACAACCGCGCCGCCTCCATCATGGAGCGGATGGAGATCGAGGGCATCGTCGGCCCGGCCAACCACGCCGGCAAGCGCGAGATCCTCGTGGAGGAGGCGGTCGGCTGA
- the mtnA gene encoding S-methyl-5-thioribose-1-phosphate isomerase produces the protein MNIDGQPYRTIFPDPDGVSVQVIDQTRLPFAFELRRLATLEDAAVAIRTMIVRGAPLIGVTAAYGLALAMRADASHDGIDRAVATLAATRPTAINLRWALDRVSANLRQTAPDERFARAFAEAGRIAEEDVASCRAIGAHGGQIIADLHAARGGDRPITVLTHCNAGWLATVDWGTALAPVYAAHERGVPVHVLVDETRPRSQGAALTAFELNGHGVPHTVIADNAGGHLMQHGDVDLCIVGSDRTTASGDVCNKIGTYLKALAAHDNGVPFYAALPFSTIDWTLDDGVKEIPIEERDGREVTHMTGRLPDGGFATIEVVSPGSPVANPAFDVTPSRLVTGIITERGICDASREGLYGLYPERRSAA, from the coding sequence ATGAATATCGACGGCCAGCCCTACCGCACGATCTTCCCGGACCCCGACGGCGTCAGCGTCCAGGTCATCGACCAGACCCGCCTGCCCTTCGCGTTCGAGTTGAGGCGCCTCGCCACGCTGGAGGACGCCGCGGTGGCGATCCGCACGATGATCGTGCGGGGCGCGCCCCTGATCGGCGTCACGGCCGCCTACGGGCTGGCGCTCGCCATGCGGGCCGACGCCTCCCACGACGGCATCGACCGGGCGGTGGCGACGCTCGCGGCGACCCGCCCGACCGCGATCAACCTGCGCTGGGCGCTGGACCGGGTCTCCGCCAACCTGCGCCAGACCGCGCCGGACGAGCGCTTCGCCCGCGCCTTCGCGGAGGCCGGCCGCATCGCCGAGGAGGACGTGGCGAGCTGCCGCGCGATCGGCGCCCACGGCGGCCAGATCATCGCCGACCTCCACGCGGCCCGGGGCGGCGACCGGCCGATCACCGTGCTGACCCACTGCAATGCCGGCTGGCTGGCCACGGTGGACTGGGGCACGGCGCTCGCGCCGGTCTACGCCGCCCACGAGCGGGGCGTGCCGGTCCACGTCTTGGTCGACGAGACCCGGCCGCGCAGCCAGGGCGCCGCGCTCACGGCCTTCGAGCTGAACGGCCACGGCGTGCCGCACACGGTCATCGCCGACAATGCCGGCGGCCACCTGATGCAGCACGGCGACGTCGACCTCTGCATCGTCGGCTCGGACCGGACCACGGCGAGCGGCGACGTCTGCAACAAGATCGGCACCTACCTGAAGGCGCTGGCGGCCCACGACAACGGCGTGCCGTTCTACGCCGCCCTGCCGTTCTCGACCATCGACTGGACGCTCGACGACGGGGTGAAGGAGATCCCGATCGAGGAGCGCGACGGGCGCGAGGTCACCCACATGACCGGCCGGCTGCCCGACGGCGGCTTCGCCACGATCGAGGTCGTCTCCCCCGGCAGCCCGGTGGCCAACCCCGCCTTCGACGTGACGCCGTCGCGCCTCGTGACCGGGATCATCACGGAGCGCGGCATCTGCGACGCGAGCCGCGAGGGCCTGTACGGGCTCTACCCGGAGCGCCGGAGCGCGGCGTGA
- a CDS encoding class I SAM-dependent methyltransferase produces the protein MARFHFVEDYEAYVRQLTRDLPLDEAMSVAVGGDYDRIGAIECEILHHFGLRDGQSVVDFGCGSGRLAVHLARTGTVAYLGLDVVQELLDYAKRRCPKDYRFARNTALSLPVADGSVDLVSAFSVFTHLLHTECYIYLEEMHRALRPGGRVVASFLEFSMASHWGVFTKTVGEQRTSTVPHLNTFIERSVWQTWADHIGFDSVTFLDGTAAPWPSGAHLGQSLAVLGKAPA, from the coding sequence ATGGCGAGATTTCATTTCGTCGAGGATTACGAGGCGTACGTACGCCAATTGACGCGCGACTTGCCCCTGGACGAGGCGATGAGCGTGGCGGTGGGCGGCGACTACGACCGGATCGGCGCGATCGAGTGCGAGATCCTCCACCATTTCGGGCTCCGGGACGGCCAGTCGGTGGTCGATTTCGGCTGCGGCTCCGGGCGCCTGGCGGTTCACCTCGCCCGCACCGGCACCGTCGCGTATCTCGGCCTCGACGTCGTCCAGGAGCTGCTGGACTACGCCAAGCGCCGCTGTCCCAAGGATTACCGCTTCGCCAGGAACACGGCGCTGTCGCTGCCGGTCGCCGACGGCAGCGTCGACCTCGTCTCGGCCTTCAGCGTGTTCACGCATCTCCTGCACACGGAGTGCTACATCTACCTGGAGGAGATGCACCGCGCCCTCAGGCCCGGCGGCCGCGTCGTGGCCTCGTTCCTCGAGTTCAGCATGGCCTCGCACTGGGGCGTCTTCACCAAGACGGTCGGCGAGCAGCGCACCAGCACGGTGCCGCACCTCAACACGTTCATCGAGCGCAGCGTCTGGCAGACCTGGGCGGACCATATCGGCTTCGACAGCGTGACGTTCCTCGACGGAACGGCGGCGCCGTGGCCGTCGGGCGCGCATCTGGGCCAGTCCCTCGCGGTGCTCGGCAAGGCTCCGGCCTGA
- a CDS encoding MaoC/PaaZ C-terminal domain-containing protein, whose amino-acid sequence MPDPALEDFSVGDVIVGEPLTVTRDDIVGFAKDFDFQPFHLDEAAAETTFAGRLIGSGWHTAALGMRLLQQGPFRGGSSLGAPGIDELRWLAPVLPGDALTLTFRVAGLRDSATKPGLGFVTAEVALGNQRAETVLTQRFTFMLARRGTDPLPPRPVETGVPGPVAEPEDAEILPFLRDAEIGAVRDLGAYPFTAEAIVAFARAYDPQAFHLDHDAARRSHFGGLCASGWHTTAAYMNRMLTTRARDAAYTASRGPVPEAGPSPGFKNLRWLKPVYAGDTVRFSAKLTDKRASASRPGWGLAFARNTGVNQRGEAVFAFDSAVFHRWEP is encoded by the coding sequence ATGCCCGATCCCGCCCTCGAAGACTTCTCCGTCGGCGACGTGATCGTCGGGGAGCCGCTGACGGTGACCCGCGACGACATCGTGGGCTTCGCGAAGGATTTCGACTTCCAGCCGTTCCACCTCGACGAGGCGGCGGCGGAGACGACCTTCGCGGGCCGGCTGATCGGCTCGGGCTGGCACACGGCGGCCCTGGGCATGCGGCTGCTCCAGCAGGGGCCGTTCCGGGGCGGCTCGTCGCTCGGCGCGCCGGGCATCGACGAGCTGCGCTGGCTCGCGCCGGTCCTGCCCGGCGACGCCCTGACGCTGACCTTCCGGGTCGCGGGCCTGCGCGACTCGGCCACGAAGCCCGGCCTCGGCTTCGTGACCGCCGAGGTCGCCCTCGGCAACCAGCGGGCTGAGACGGTGCTGACCCAGCGCTTCACCTTCATGCTCGCCCGCCGCGGCACCGACCCCCTGCCCCCGCGGCCGGTGGAGACCGGCGTGCCGGGGCCGGTCGCCGAGCCGGAGGATGCCGAGATCCTGCCGTTCCTGCGGGATGCCGAGATCGGGGCCGTGCGCGACCTGGGCGCCTACCCGTTCACCGCCGAGGCGATCGTGGCCTTCGCGCGGGCCTACGATCCGCAGGCCTTCCACCTCGACCACGACGCGGCCAGGCGCAGCCATTTCGGCGGCCTCTGCGCCTCCGGCTGGCACACGACCGCCGCCTACATGAACCGGATGCTCACGACCCGCGCCCGGGACGCCGCCTACACGGCCAGCCGCGGGCCGGTGCCGGAGGCGGGGCCCTCCCCCGGGTTCAAGAACCTGCGCTGGCTGAAGCCCGTCTACGCGGGCGACACGGTGCGCTTCAGCGCCAAGCTCACCGACAAGCGCGCCTCGGCGTCACGGCCCGGTTGGGGCCTGGCCTTCGCGCGCAACACCGGGGTGAACCAGCGCGGCGAGGCGGTCTTCGCCTTCGACAGCGCGGTCTTCCACCGCTGGGAGCCCTGA